From the bacterium genome, the window TCTATCATGGATCTCGCAGTCCGAGAACCAGGGTACGCGATCCGATATTCGCTTGCCGGGCGGCCGGATTCTGCCCCAACAAAAACGTGGAGAACTGAATCATGGATTTCGAGGTCATCGATACCACCGTCCAGGCGCTTTGGCGCTACGACTACGACACGAACATCAAGGCCCTGCGCGATCTCTACGAACTGGCGAAGAAGGAGCAGTGGAACGCGGCCACGGATATTCCCTGGGAACTCGAGACCGATCCCGCGTCTGTGGGAGACATGATGTCCGATCCCGGAGTCGAGCCGTACGACTTCGTCAAGGCGCTTCCGACCGAGAAGCAGATCGAACTATCAAAGCGGCGCTCGGCTCACCTCTTGTCGAATTTCCTGCACGGCGAGCAGGGCGCGATGATGATCTGCGGTCAACTCGTCGAGGTCGTTCCGGACATGGACGGCAAGCTCTACGCATCTACCCAGGTGATCGATGAGGCGCGCCACGTCGAGGTCTTCGCCCGCTACATCCAACGCCTCGACCGGATCTACCCGATCATGCCCGGACTGAAAGCGCTGCTCAATGCCGTGCTGCAGGCGGACTTGTGGCAGATGAAGTGCGTTGGAATGCAGGTGATCGCGGAGAGCCTGGCGATGGGATCGTTCAAGAAGATGCAGGAGATCACGGAAGACGATGTTCTTCGCAAGGTCTTCGAACTCACTGCGCAGGATGAAGCGCGGCACGTGTCCTACGGCTTGATCTACATGAAGGACGAGATCCCGAAGATGAACGAGCGCGATCGCGACCGCCTCGAGGACTTCGCCTTCACCGCGATGACGATTCTGGCGACCAATGGCCTGATGGAAGAGCAGCAGGGCAAGAAATGGGTCGATCCACTGGACCAGGTCTACAGGGATCTCGGTATCGACCCCAAGAAGGCGAACGACGAGATCATCTCGAGACTGAGCGATCCAGAGGCGCTCAAAGCGCAACCGAACCCCTTTCGCGACTACGCCTATCCGCAATTGGAGCGGATCGGTCTGATTACGGATCGCACGTTTTCGAAATACCGTGAAGTGGGTCTGGCGGAGTAACGACCGGGGACCCGGCCGACTGGTTTCTGGCGAATCGGAAAAGGAACCCGAAAGGGTTTAAGATCACGGGGTCCAGCCAACACTGATTCCGGGAGAAGACATGACGAGCGATTCGACGGGTAGCGGTCCGCGCTTCATCATCATTGGAGCGGGAATGTCGGGGATCCTCAGCGCGATCAAGCTGCAGGAAGCCGGTCTTGACAACTACGCGATTTACGAAAAGGCCGAACGCCTCGGGGGTACGTGGCGGGAGAACGAGTACGCGGGTGTGGCCTGCGACGTTCCTTCGCATTTCTACTGCTTCTCGTTCGCCCCCAACCCCGAGTGGAGCCATCGCTTCTCGCCCGGAGCCGAGATTCAGCAGTACTTCCTGGACGTGGCCCATCGCTACGGAGTGGACTCGCGCATCCAGTTCAACACCGAGATCACCCACTGCGAGTTCGAGAACGGGCGCTGGAAGATCCAGATGGCCGATGGCTCCAGCGACGAGGGCGATTTTGTGATCGCCGCGACCGGCGTTCTGCACCACCCCTCCTATCCCGATATCGAGGGTCTCGATTCGTTCGAGGGCACGAGTTTTCACAGTGCTCGGTGGAACCACGACGAACCGCTTGCGGGCAAGCGCATTGGCGTGATCGGTACGGGTTCGACCGCGATCCAGATCGTGGCAGCCCTGGTCGACGACGCGGCTTCGCTCTCACTCTTCCAGCGGACCGCCCAATGGGTCATGCCTCAGGAGAACCCGGCCTATAGCGAAGTCGAGAAGACGGAGTTCCGGGAGCACCCAGAGGTCATTCAGGCGATGCGCGAGGAGATTGCGCAGATTTTTGCGGATGGCTTCTCCAACGCTGTCGTCGACGCGAGTTCTCCACAACTCGTGGCGATTCACGAAGCTTGCCTGGCGAATCTCGAGACCAGCGTGAAGGATCCGGAACTCAAAGAGCGGCTCCGGCCGAACTATCGGGCGGGCTGCAAGCGCTTGATCATGTCGGAGAACTTCTACGACGCCATCCAGCGCCCCAATGCGCACCTCGTTACGGATGACATCGAGCGGATCGAGAAAAACGGCGTGCGAACGAGTGACGGAACCCTGCACGAACTGGATGTGCTGATTCTCGCCACGGGTTTCCGGGTTGATCGCTTCATGCGGCCGATGAAAGTGACCGGCCGCAGCGGTGTTTCGCTCGAGGAAGCCTGGAAGGAAGGTCCGAGTGCCTACATGGCGATCTCGGTTCCCGAGTTCCCGAATCTCTTCATGCTCAACGGCCCCAACGGGCCGGTGGGGAATTTTTCTCTGATCGAGGTCGCGGAACTGCAGTTTGCGTACATCATGCAGTTGGTCGAGCAGGTTCTTTCCGGTGCGTGCAAAGAGGTGAGCGCGAAGCAAGAAGCGCTGGACCGCTTCGACGTCGATCGCAAAGAGGCGGCCAAGTCGACGATCTGGCAGAGCGGATGCGATAGCTGGTATCTGGATGCCGATGGCGTGCCGGCCGTCTGGCCCTGGACTTTCGACCGCCTTCGCGACGAAATGGCAAAGCCGCGCCTCGCCGACTACGAAATGAAATGATGCGCTCCTGCGAGCCTTCGGGTCGCGCACAGAGTCTTTTTGCCGACATCCCCCGACGCAGGAGTTCCCCGTCATGAATCCCGAGCACTGTCTGGTCGAACGCGAGGGCCATGTGTTGACTGTCACTCTCAACCGGCCTGAAGCGAAGAACGCATTGAGCAGCGGAATGCTGGCGGGGATGTATCGGGCCTGGCGTATGCTCGACGAGGATCCCGACCTCCGGGTGGCGATCCTCACCGGTCGCGGCGATGTGTTCTGTGCCGGCGCCGACCTCAAGGCGATGGGAGGGGGCGGAGAGAAGGACGAGGAATTCCAGAAGCTGATGGCCGAAGTGCCCGACGTTCACTGGCAGGCGTTGCTCCGGCACAACCGACCCATGAAGCCCATCATCGCGGCGGTCGAGGGTTTTGCAGTAGCCGGAGGCACGGAGATCCTCCAGGGCACCGATATCCGCGTCGCTGCACAGGATGCGATCTTCGGCGTCACCGAGGCCAAGCGCGGACTCTTTCCACTCGGCGGATCCAGTGTGCGCCTGCGCCGACAGATCCCCTACACCCTGGCCGCCGAGATCCTGCTCACTGCGCGACACGTCACCGCTCAGGAAGCGCTCGACTTCGGACTGGTCGGTCGGGTGGTTCCCAGTGGTCAGGCCCTGGCCGAAGCGCGGAAGATCGCCGCGGTGATCTGCGAGAATGGCCCCGTTTCGATCCGCGCTCTCATGCGCGTGTTGCGCGAGATCGACGAAAGCTATAGCGAAGCCGAAGCCCTGGAAAAGGAACTCGAGTACGGTGGGCCCGTCTTCGCTTCCAAAGACGCCCGCGAAGGACCGCGGGCCTTCGCGGAAAAGCGAAAGCCTGTATTCACGGGCGAGTGAAAAACCGGTGCTCGAGGACGAACGAGTCTCGGGCATTGTCGGATGTCATGGGAAACAGCCAAGGAGAAACGCGATGAAGGCCGCCGTGATGCGTGCGAACAATGCGCCGCTCGAGATCGAAGACGTGGAGATCGACGATCCCGGTCCCGGTGAAGTTCTCTTGAAGACGTCCGCTTCCGGTATCTGCC encodes:
- a CDS encoding ferritin-like domain-containing protein; amino-acid sequence: MDFEVIDTTVQALWRYDYDTNIKALRDLYELAKKEQWNAATDIPWELETDPASVGDMMSDPGVEPYDFVKALPTEKQIELSKRRSAHLLSNFLHGEQGAMMICGQLVEVVPDMDGKLYASTQVIDEARHVEVFARYIQRLDRIYPIMPGLKALLNAVLQADLWQMKCVGMQVIAESLAMGSFKKMQEITEDDVLRKVFELTAQDEARHVSYGLIYMKDEIPKMNERDRDRLEDFAFTAMTILATNGLMEEQQGKKWVDPLDQVYRDLGIDPKKANDEIISRLSDPEALKAQPNPFRDYAYPQLERIGLITDRTFSKYREVGLAE
- a CDS encoding crotonase/enoyl-CoA hydratase family protein, translating into MNPEHCLVEREGHVLTVTLNRPEAKNALSSGMLAGMYRAWRMLDEDPDLRVAILTGRGDVFCAGADLKAMGGGGEKDEEFQKLMAEVPDVHWQALLRHNRPMKPIIAAVEGFAVAGGTEILQGTDIRVAAQDAIFGVTEAKRGLFPLGGSSVRLRRQIPYTLAAEILLTARHVTAQEALDFGLVGRVVPSGQALAEARKIAAVICENGPVSIRALMRVLREIDESYSEAEALEKELEYGGPVFASKDAREGPRAFAEKRKPVFTGE
- a CDS encoding NAD(P)/FAD-dependent oxidoreductase, yielding MTSDSTGSGPRFIIIGAGMSGILSAIKLQEAGLDNYAIYEKAERLGGTWRENEYAGVACDVPSHFYCFSFAPNPEWSHRFSPGAEIQQYFLDVAHRYGVDSRIQFNTEITHCEFENGRWKIQMADGSSDEGDFVIAATGVLHHPSYPDIEGLDSFEGTSFHSARWNHDEPLAGKRIGVIGTGSTAIQIVAALVDDAASLSLFQRTAQWVMPQENPAYSEVEKTEFREHPEVIQAMREEIAQIFADGFSNAVVDASSPQLVAIHEACLANLETSVKDPELKERLRPNYRAGCKRLIMSENFYDAIQRPNAHLVTDDIERIEKNGVRTSDGTLHELDVLILATGFRVDRFMRPMKVTGRSGVSLEEAWKEGPSAYMAISVPEFPNLFMLNGPNGPVGNFSLIEVAELQFAYIMQLVEQVLSGACKEVSAKQEALDRFDVDRKEAAKSTIWQSGCDSWYLDADGVPAVWPWTFDRLRDEMAKPRLADYEMK